Genomic DNA from Acidimicrobiales bacterium:
TCCATGGCTGAAGGAAGCTTCGAGAACCGCAGCGATCTCACGGCAGCGTTCCAAGTGTGGGTGGTGTGGCGAGCGAACGGATCCGGCGTGGATGTGTCGAGCGGGCCGACCGGTGTCGTGGCGCCGGGCGAGACCGGCACATGGATGACCCAGGCGCCCACCGCGTCGGTCGATGACTGCGAAGTGGGCTGCGTCATGCCGATCGACCCGGGTCGCCCGAACGACGCAGCCGAGAACTGCAGCGGCGCCCCGTTCTGAGGTCGTAGGCGCGATTCCACTGCCCCGAGTCGACTGAGCTGTGTCAGGCGACGTCAGGGAGCTCGGCCAAAGTCGTCCTCAAGACGCTCGATGTCGTCCTCGCCGAAGTAGTCGCCGTGTTGAACCTCGATGAAGACGAGCAACTCGCTTCCGGTGTTGGCGATGCGGTGGGCAGCGCGCTTCGGGATGTCGACGGCCTCCCCGGCCTCGAGCTGAACGTCTGTTCCGTCCAGGGTGACGTGACCTCGTCCTGCGACGACGAACCAGTGCTCGCCTCGGCGCTCATGACGCTGGTAGCTGAGACGCTGACCGGGCGACACCTCGATGCGCTTCACCTTGTGGGTTGGTGAATCTTCAAGGACCTCGTAGCAACCCCAGGGCCTCTCGTCTCGCTCGCGTTCCATGCGCACAGTCTGACCCAGTCTCATAGGGGGCACGCTGAGCACCAACCGCTTGATGTCCACGACGGATCTCGACGACGGGCTTCATCGATCTGCCGAACGCGCGCTACCTGCGTCGCGAGATGACGGCCAGCGCGGCCACAAACGAGAGTCCGCCGACGAAGCCGATCAGCGACCAAGGTTGACCGTCGCCGCCACGAGCGATCTCGATCAAGAAGCCGAGAATCACGGTGAGAACGACGGCGTAGTACGAGACGAGTGCGGCCTCCTTGCCGATGGCGTGCTCGCGTTCGTCCTGGGAGCGGCTTCGGAGCGTCCCCCACGGGGTGAGCGCCATGGCGATCCCGAAGGCGGCGCAGAGGGGAAGTGAGATCACCGCGAGCTGTGCGTTGCCTCCCGCAAGTGCCGCTCCTGCCACGAGGGCACCCAAGCCCAGCGAGTAGGCCACGAACCACCATCTGGGTTCACGCTTCGTCATCGAACATCTCCTCAACACTTGTTCCAAAGAACCGAGCGGCGCGCAGCGCGAGCGGAAGGGAAGGGATGTACCGACCGACCTCGATGGAGTTGATCGTCTGACGCGACACTCCGAGCCGTCCGGCCAGCTCTCCTTGAGAGAGGCCTCTGGCTTCGCGCAGCTCTCTCACTCGGCTCTGCATTGCTATCAAGTGTGCTTGTCAGGCGGATCTGAGTCAAGCCGGCTTGTCAGACGTGGGGCTCCCGCGCGACGCCCTGCACCTTAGTGATCGGGGCACCCTCCGGCGGCCGAAGGCGACTCCTCCGTCCCGCCGCGACCGACCAGATCGGCGATCTCGTGGTCACGGGTCCGCCTACAGAGGGTTGTCGCTCATCCAA
This window encodes:
- a CDS encoding phosphomannose isomerase type II C-terminal cupin domain — translated: MDIKRLVLSVPPMRLGQTVRMERERDERPWGCYEVLEDSPTHKVKRIEVSPGQRLSYQRHERRGEHWFVVAGRGHVTLDGTDVQLEAGEAVDIPKRAAHRIANTGSELLVFIEVQHGDYFGEDDIERLEDDFGRAP
- a CDS encoding helix-turn-helix transcriptional regulator gives rise to the protein MQSRVRELREARGLSQGELAGRLGVSRQTINSIEVGRYIPSLPLALRAARFFGTSVEEMFDDEA